From the Halomonas sp. MCCC 1A13316 genome, the window GATACATCGCCTGGGGCTGGTCGATGGCGCTCATACCACTCATATTGGGGGCCATGTCGGACATCACAAGGTCCACCGGCCGCCCGTCCAGGGCAGCGAGGATTGCCTCGAGCACGGCTTCCTCGGTGAAATCACCCTGAATGAACTCGACGCCGGCCAGGGCATCCATCTCAAGGAGATCGGAAGCGATCACCACCCCCTCCGGGCCGACCCTGTCCGCCGCCACCTGGCTCCAGCCACCCGGGGCCGCGCCCAGGTCGATCACGCTCATGCCAGGCTTGAGCAGGCGGTCCTTGTCGTCGAGCGCCAGCAACTTGTAGCTGGCGCGGCTACGATAGCCGTCCTGCCAGCTCTGCTGCACGAAGCGGTCGTCGAAGTGTTCTTTAAGCCAGGAAGCCGAGCTCTTGCTGGCAGCCTGCTTGCCACCGCGGGGCGGGGAAGTGGATCGAGCCACACGATCACCTTGACTGAAGATTCCGAACTGCGCAGGCACGCCGGCCCGATTCGGTATGACGCGGAGCTGTGCGAGACCGAACTCAGGCCTCGCCATGCTTTCGCCGGCGCGCGTTTCACCGTACCATGGCAGGTTACGCGCAACCGGGAAGACGCAAGATACCATGAGCTTGTCACAGGCACAAAAGAAAGCATTCCGCAGCATCGGTCACCATCTCAACCCGGTGGTGACGGTCTCTGAGAACGGCGTTTCCGAGGGCGTGCTGGCCGAACTCGACCGGGCGCTCGCCGATCACGAGCTGATCAAGGTGAAGCTGGCCTTGGCCGAGCGCGACGATCGCGCCGCAATGCTTGAGGAGCTGCTGGCCGCCAGTGGAGCCGAGCGCGTGCAGACCATCGGCAAGATGGCGCTGCTCTATCGCAAGAGCCCCCAGGCCAACCCCAAGCTATCCAACGTCAAGCGCTTCGAGAATCACCACGGCCGCCATTAGGTGCTGACGCGCCAGCGGCGGTCTTCGGGCCGCGAGCCACTTCGCAAAAAGCCCGCGACAAACTGTCGCGGGCTTTTTGCTGGCTCGTAGCTCGTAGCTCAGCGGTGCTCGACGCTTGAGATCTCGTACTCGACCTCGCCACCGGGCGTGGTGACCACCACCACATCGCCCTCTTCCTTGCCGATCAAGGCACGGGCGATGGGCGAGGTGACGGAGATCTTGCCGCTCTTGATATCGGCCTCGTCCTCGCCGACGATCTGGTAGCTGACCTCGTCGTCGTTGCCGAGATTGATCAGTTCGACGGTGACGCCGAAGATTACCTTACCGGTCTGCGGCAACTTGTGCACATCGATCACCTGGGCGTTGGAGAGCTTGCTTTCGATCTCCTGGATACGCCCCTCGATGAAGCCCTGCTGCTCGCGCGCCGCATGATACTCGGCGTTCTCCTTGAGGTCGCCGTGCTCACGAGCCTCGGCGATCGCCGCGATCACCTTGGGACGCGCCTCACCCTTGAGTTCCTCGAGCTCCTTGCGCAGGCGTGCCTCGCCGGCAACGGTCATCGGGACCTTGTTCATTGCGTTGCTCCTGCATGCAGTTCCTGTAACCGCCGTACCGTGATTTCATTGCCATATTCCAGCGCCATGCAAACGGCACTCGCCCCTGCCAGGGTGGTGGCATAGGGCACCTTGCGGGCCAGCGCGGTACGACGGATCACCGAGGAGTCGTTGATCGCCTGGCGACCCTCGGTGGTATTGACGATGTAGGCGATGTCGTCGTTCTTGAGCAGATCGACGATATGCGGACGACCTTCGTAAACCTTGTTGACAACCTCCACCTCGAGGCCAGCGGCTTCGAGGGCAGTGGCAGTGCCTCGGGTCGCACACAGTGTGAACCCCAATCCTAGCAAAGAACGCGCGATTCCGATAACTCCCGCCTTGTCCGGCTCACGCACGGAGAGGAACGCCTTGCGCTCGCCTTCGAGCTTGGGAATCGCCTCGCCGGCCCCCAGCTGCGCCTTGTAGAAGGCCTCGGCAAAGGTATCGCCGGAGCCCATCACCTCGCCGGTAGATTTCATCTCCGGCGACAGGATCGGGTCGACGCCGGGGAACTTGTTGAACGGGAACACCGCCTCCTTGACGCTATAGAAGTGCGGCACGATTTCCCGAGTGAACCCCTGCTCGGCCAGCGACTTGCCGGCCATGCAGCGGGCAGCAACCTGGGCCAGCGAGGTGCCGATGCACTTGGAGACGAAGGGCGCGGTGCGCGAGGCGCGCGGGTTGACCTCGATGACGTAGATCTCATCGTCCTGCCAGGCCAGCTGCACATTCATCAGGCCCACCACGCCGAGCTCGACGGCCATGCGCTTGACCTGGTCGCGCATCTCGTCCTGCACGTCGGCGGGCAGCGAGTAGGGCGGCAGCGCGCAGGCCGAGTCGCCGGAGTGCACACCGGCCTGCTCGATGTGCTGCATGATGCCGCCGATCACCACCTGCTGCCCGTCGGAGACGGCGTCGATGTCGATCTCGATGGCGGCATTGAGGAAGTGGTCGAGCAGCACCGGCGAGTCGTTGGAGACCTTGACCGCGTGGGTCATGTAGTTCTCGAGCTCCGAGGCGTCGTAGACGATCTCCATGGCACGGCCGCCGAGCACGTAGCTCGGGCGCACCACCAGCGGATAGCCGATCGCCTCGGCCTTGATGAAGGCCTCGTCGAAGCTGCGTGCGGTGGCGTTGGGCGGCTGCTTGAGGCCCAGCTTGTCGATCATCTGCTGGAAGCGCTCGCGGTCCTCGGCGCGGTCGATGGCATCCGGCGTGGTGCCGATGATCGGCACGCCGGCGGCCTCGAGTTCACGGGCCAGTTTGAGCGGGGTCTGGCCGCCGAACTGCACGATCACACCGACCGGCTTTTCCTTGTCGGCGATCTCCAGCACGTCCTCCAGGGTCACCGGCTCGAAGTAGAGACGATCGGAGGTATCGTAGTCGGTGGAGACAGTCTCCGGATTGCAGTTGACCATGATGGTCTCATAGCCGTCGTCGCGCATGGCGAAGGCGGCATGGACGCAGCAGTAGTCGAACTCGATGCCTTGGCCGATGCGGTTGGGCCCGCCGCCCAGCACCATGATCTTCTTACGCTCGGAAACCTCGGCCTCGCACTCCTCCTCGTAGGTGGAGTACATGTAGGCGGTGTCCGAGGCGAATTCGGCGGCACAGGTATCGACGCGCTTGTAGACCGGGCGAATGCCGGCCTTCTGGCGCGTGCGGCGGAACTCCTTCTCGGAGACGCCGAGCAGCCCGGCCAGGCGCGCATCGCTGAAGCCCTTGCGCTTGAGGCCGAACAGCTCCCGCGGGGTAAATTCGGAGAGCGAGCGCTTGGCCACGTCCTGCTCGATGCGCACCAGGTCCTCGAGCTGGACCAGGAACCAGGGGTCGATCCTGGTCAGGGCGAAGATTTGCTCCACGCTCATGCCGGCACGCATGGCGTCGGCGATGAAGAAGATGCGCTCGGCGCCGGCCGCCTGCAGCTCACCCTTGATGTGGGCCATGGCGTCGTCGCTGAAATCCCCGCCCTTGAGCTCGGGGAACTTGGGGTCGAGGCCGTCGTTGCCCGTCTCGAGCCCACGCAGCGCCTTCTGCAGCGACTCCTGGAAGGTACGGCCGATGGCCATCACCTCGCCCACCGACTTCATCTGGGTGGTCAGGCGATCGTTGGCCTGAGGGAACTTCTCGAAGGTGAAGCGCGGGATCTTGGTGACCACGTAGTCGATCGACGGCTCGAACGACGCCGGGGTGCGACCGCCGGTGATGTCGTTGGAGAGTTCGTCGAGGGTATAGCCCACCGCCAGCTTGGCGGCGATCTTGGCGATCGGGAAGCCGGTGGCCTTGGAGGCCAACGCCGAGGAACGCGACACCCGGGGGTTCATCTCGATCACCACCATGCGCCCGGTGTCGGGGTCGACGCCGAACTGCACGTTGGAGCCGCCGGTCTCGACGCCGATCTCGCGCAGCACCGCAAGCGATGCGTCGCGCATGATCTGGTACTCCTTGTCGGTCAGCGTCTGC encodes:
- the rlmE gene encoding 23S rRNA (uridine(2552)-2'-O)-methyltransferase RlmE, which translates into the protein MARSTSPPRGGKQAASKSSASWLKEHFDDRFVQQSWQDGYRSRASYKLLALDDKDRLLKPGMSVIDLGAAPGGWSQVAADRVGPEGVVIASDLLEMDALAGVEFIQGDFTEEAVLEAILAALDGRPVDLVMSDMAPNMSGMSAIDQPQAMYLVELALDLARQTLRPGGRFLAKVFQGEGFDAYLKELRDSFSKVMTRKPEASRARSREVYLLADGFRG
- the yhbY gene encoding ribosome assembly RNA-binding protein YhbY, with protein sequence MSLSQAQKKAFRSIGHHLNPVVTVSENGVSEGVLAELDRALADHELIKVKLALAERDDRAAMLEELLAASGAERVQTIGKMALLYRKSPQANPKLSNVKRFENHHGRH
- the greA gene encoding transcription elongation factor GreA; this translates as MNKVPMTVAGEARLRKELEELKGEARPKVIAAIAEAREHGDLKENAEYHAAREQQGFIEGRIQEIESKLSNAQVIDVHKLPQTGKVIFGVTVELINLGNDDEVSYQIVGEDEADIKSGKISVTSPIARALIGKEEGDVVVVTTPGGEVEYEISSVEHR
- the carB gene encoding carbamoyl-phosphate synthase large subunit — its product is MPKRTDINSILIIGAGPIVIGQACEFDYSGAQACKALREEGFRVILVNSNPATIMTDPSMADATYIEPITWQAVEKIIEAERPDAILPTMGGQTALNCALELDKHGVLEKYGVEMIGANADAINMAEDRDLFDQAMKRIGLECPKAEVAHTMEEAWRIQESLGFPVIIRPSYTMGGSGGGVAYNKEEFEEICTRGFELSNNHELLIDESLLGWKEYEMEVVRDKNDNCIIVCAIENFDPMGVHTGDSITVAPAQTLTDKEYQIMRDASLAVLREIGVETGGSNVQFGVDPDTGRMVVIEMNPRVSRSSALASKATGFPIAKIAAKLAVGYTLDELSNDITGGRTPASFEPSIDYVVTKIPRFTFEKFPQANDRLTTQMKSVGEVMAIGRTFQESLQKALRGLETGNDGLDPKFPELKGGDFSDDAMAHIKGELQAAGAERIFFIADAMRAGMSVEQIFALTRIDPWFLVQLEDLVRIEQDVAKRSLSEFTPRELFGLKRKGFSDARLAGLLGVSEKEFRRTRQKAGIRPVYKRVDTCAAEFASDTAYMYSTYEEECEAEVSERKKIMVLGGGPNRIGQGIEFDYCCVHAAFAMRDDGYETIMVNCNPETVSTDYDTSDRLYFEPVTLEDVLEIADKEKPVGVIVQFGGQTPLKLARELEAAGVPIIGTTPDAIDRAEDRERFQQMIDKLGLKQPPNATARSFDEAFIKAEAIGYPLVVRPSYVLGGRAMEIVYDASELENYMTHAVKVSNDSPVLLDHFLNAAIEIDIDAVSDGQQVVIGGIMQHIEQAGVHSGDSACALPPYSLPADVQDEMRDQVKRMAVELGVVGLMNVQLAWQDDEIYVIEVNPRASRTAPFVSKCIGTSLAQVAARCMAGKSLAEQGFTREIVPHFYSVKEAVFPFNKFPGVDPILSPEMKSTGEVMGSGDTFAEAFYKAQLGAGEAIPKLEGERKAFLSVREPDKAGVIGIARSLLGLGFTLCATRGTATALEAAGLEVEVVNKVYEGRPHIVDLLKNDDIAYIVNTTEGRQAINDSSVIRRTALARKVPYATTLAGASAVCMALEYGNEITVRRLQELHAGATQ